The following coding sequences lie in one Rutidosis leptorrhynchoides isolate AG116_Rl617_1_P2 chromosome 4, CSIRO_AGI_Rlap_v1, whole genome shotgun sequence genomic window:
- the LOC139841709 gene encoding uncharacterized protein, with protein METSFWNEPWCGGVCFRTAFPRLYRLDLNKNCLVAERVKWTEDSVEFNWEWSGDPKWRAVSELTNLTEKLSNYVPSGKIKDEWKWMYHNSGIFSTKFLTKIIGEVSVASRATTEPTILNPFLPQKVSIFIWRASQNKLPVRTELDKRGVDLYSTRCPVCDDDIETLHHSIISCNVAKDVWEKIRKWWRLDHLLINDISDLSKATNPKFKNPLVASIWQAVVWVSSYFLWKNRNDHVFGNKPPSPSKILADIQSRSFEWINCRAKKVCIEWLSWFTDPLASVLSANSREGIG; from the coding sequence ATGGAGACAAGCTTTTGGAACGAACCATGGTGTGGAGGTGTTTGCTTTCGTACTGCTTTTCCAAGATTATACAGATTGGATCTCAACAAAAATTGTTTGGTCGCTGAAAGAGTCAAATGGACTGAGGATTCCGTCGAATTTAACTGGGAGTGGAGCGGTGACCCGAAATGGAGAGCTGTCAGCGAGTTAACAAATCTCACTGAAAAACTATCAAACTATGTACCTTCGGGAAAAATAAAAGACGAATGGAAATGGATGTATCATAACAGCGGAATTTTTTCTACCAAATTCCTTACGAAAATCATCGGGGAAGTGTCTGTTGCTTCCCGAGCCACTACCGAACCTACCATTCTTAATCCTTTTTTACCCCAAAAGGTTAGTATTTTCATATGGAGAGCATCACAAAATAAACTGCCTGTCCGAACCGAACTTGACAAACGTGGCGTCGATCTTTATTCTACTAGATGTCCGGTATGCGACGATGATATCGAGACACTTCATCATTCTATCATATCTTGTAATGTCGCTAAAGATGTTTGGGAAAAGATTCGAAAGTGGTGGCGTCTTGACcaccttcttattaatgacatctCTGACTTATCAAAAGCTACTAACCCGAAATTCAAAAACCCACTCGTTGCTTCTATTTGGCAGGCGGTTGTATGGGTTTCGAGTTATTTTCTTTGGAAAAACCGAAACGATCATGTTTTTGGAAATAAGCCTCCTAGCCCTTCAAAGATTCTAGCCGATATACAATCGAGAAGCTTTGAATGGATCAATTGTCGTGCAAAGAAGGTGTGTATTGAATGGCTAAGCTGGTTCACAGATCCATTAGCCTCTGTTTTAAGTGCTAATTCAAGAGAAGGAATTGGTTAA